Proteins found in one Limnobaculum xujianqingii genomic segment:
- a CDS encoding phage baseplate assembly protein yields the protein MPTPDKQQPEQDIDPDKVTIVVNGQSRSDWNRYCIESDFLIPADGWSVSLGIPDGIFPNDIKKGMPVLVKVGDDVVLEGRIDRRQRSVARKQVVLSLNGRDKAGILMDCTTPIFTAKQLSLEEIVANVVRPLGITKIRIDADSTIQTDKITVEPGEKAWDTLEKAAAARGLWPWFEPDGTLVVGGVDYTQPPVATLIMRFDGEENNLISLDETDSVLGCYSELTVLGQGHAQGKRGKKGDVAVIDASNSSTGRQARSLSSASEPSEDEYDDIAYVSSSPEVGTHNLKVVVTDPDVPYYRPNIVVCGDIDNQEQLRYRARKIMSDAKLNSFDLVGEVHGHRTSDGILWQPGQRIHVICEPMDIDDVYFLIGRSFLGGRSGGTITQLRLKYDGVFIPDAYVEKKKKRKGKKKSDKVAIIDASNK from the coding sequence ATGCCTACGCCCGATAAGCAGCAGCCAGAGCAGGATATCGATCCGGATAAAGTCACCATTGTGGTGAACGGTCAGTCCCGAAGTGACTGGAACCGGTACTGCATTGAGTCTGATTTTCTTATCCCGGCTGATGGTTGGAGTGTGTCTCTGGGTATTCCTGACGGTATCTTTCCGAATGACATTAAGAAAGGTATGCCGGTACTGGTTAAAGTGGGCGATGATGTGGTGTTAGAGGGGCGAATTGACCGCCGTCAGCGCTCAGTTGCCCGCAAGCAGGTCGTACTCTCACTGAATGGTCGGGATAAAGCCGGTATTCTGATGGATTGTACAACGCCGATATTCACCGCTAAGCAGCTTAGTCTTGAGGAAATTGTTGCAAACGTGGTGCGCCCGTTAGGTATCACAAAAATACGTATCGATGCCGACAGCACCATTCAGACCGATAAAATCACGGTCGAGCCCGGTGAGAAAGCCTGGGATACGCTGGAGAAAGCAGCAGCGGCCCGAGGTCTGTGGCCGTGGTTTGAACCTGACGGAACGTTAGTCGTTGGCGGCGTAGACTATACCCAACCGCCAGTCGCGACCTTGATTATGCGTTTCGACGGCGAAGAAAATAACCTGATATCGCTGGATGAAACTGACTCCGTGCTGGGGTGTTATTCCGAACTGACGGTATTGGGCCAAGGTCATGCTCAGGGCAAACGAGGCAAAAAAGGCGATGTCGCCGTGATTGATGCGTCAAATTCTTCAACTGGTCGTCAGGCCCGTTCGTTGAGTAGTGCCAGTGAACCCAGTGAGGATGAATACGATGATATTGCTTATGTCAGCAGCAGTCCGGAAGTCGGCACCCATAACCTGAAGGTGGTCGTCACCGACCCTGATGTTCCTTATTACCGTCCCAATATCGTGGTCTGTGGTGATATCGATAACCAGGAGCAGCTCCGGTACCGCGCCCGAAAAATCATGTCTGATGCGAAGTTAAACAGCTTTGACTTGGTCGGTGAGGTTCATGGTCACCGGACATCTGACGGCATCTTATGGCAGCCTGGCCAGCGTATTCATGTCATCTGTGAGCCGATGGATATCGACGACGTTTATTTCCTGATTGGGCGGAGTTTTCTGGGCGGCCGCTCCGGGGGAACAATCACCCAGCTCCGGCTTAAGTATGACGGTGTGTTTATCCCCGACGCCTACGTTGAGAAGAAAAAGAAACGTAAAGGCAAAAAGAAATCAGACAAGGTGGCCATCATTGATGCCAGTAATAAATAA
- a CDS encoding DNA circularization protein: MSWSDGMLPASFRKVTFDVICTRDTGSRDVAVHEYPYVDGGDVEDLGRKPRNLRMTAVFWGDTYEQNLQALIAALDEYGGDELIHPVFGSMPNMQCIEYGAYHEADMPDYCVVELVFLECTPGNPFFTNEYSTSFIDELFNKIQGLMDMAQDLFDTIMAPIRMVQKYMAKAKALLGAMVGMVTIWRGEIVGFISSVRDFLNYPSAFLSDLRSALSFKSHDSTSSIKNNQGSYSSYSGSTIVANWKDTKALHDEVIHLPAALISGEKDSPTGIPNGATVDDIKELVAAVAVETAASLAGNAANILSEKDIVETLSPDDIELIVNDVRVTLQLAIDTVREVYTPTLDIASSAETDIAIRWQPLIDSMKGIALDIQNLGNAAITARPPLVRRLVESPCNLHLLAHKWYGNYDRANELQRLNPHLRDVNNIQSGELIYAYAR, translated from the coding sequence ATGTCATGGTCAGATGGAATGCTCCCGGCCTCATTTCGCAAGGTCACTTTTGATGTTATTTGCACTCGCGATACCGGTAGCCGGGATGTGGCTGTCCATGAGTATCCTTATGTGGACGGCGGTGACGTAGAGGATTTAGGACGCAAGCCCCGTAATCTGCGTATGACTGCTGTATTTTGGGGTGATACTTACGAACAGAATTTGCAGGCGCTGATTGCAGCTCTGGATGAATACGGCGGTGATGAGCTGATTCATCCTGTTTTCGGTTCCATGCCGAACATGCAGTGCATTGAGTACGGGGCCTATCATGAAGCGGATATGCCTGATTACTGCGTTGTTGAGCTGGTCTTTCTTGAGTGCACTCCCGGTAATCCTTTTTTTACCAATGAATACTCGACCTCGTTTATTGATGAACTCTTCAATAAAATTCAGGGGTTGATGGATATGGCTCAAGACTTGTTCGATACCATTATGGCCCCTATCCGGATGGTTCAGAAATACATGGCCAAGGCTAAAGCATTGCTTGGCGCGATGGTGGGTATGGTGACAATCTGGCGCGGTGAGATTGTCGGTTTTATCAGTAGCGTTCGGGACTTTCTAAACTACCCGTCAGCCTTCCTGAGTGACTTACGCTCGGCGCTCAGTTTCAAATCTCATGACTCTACATCCAGTATCAAAAATAATCAGGGCAGCTATAGCAGTTATAGCGGCTCGACCATCGTTGCCAATTGGAAAGATACGAAGGCCCTGCATGATGAGGTTATCCATCTGCCGGCTGCGCTGATTAGCGGCGAAAAAGACTCGCCGACCGGCATTCCCAACGGTGCAACCGTGGATGATATTAAAGAACTGGTTGCGGCCGTGGCCGTTGAAACCGCCGCCTCATTGGCCGGTAATGCGGCCAATATCTTGAGTGAGAAGGATATCGTTGAAACTCTGTCTCCGGACGATATTGAGCTGATTGTTAATGATGTCCGGGTGACGTTACAACTGGCCATTGACACCGTTCGTGAGGTGTATACCCCGACGTTGGATATTGCCAGCAGTGCTGAAACTGATATCGCCATCCGCTGGCAGCCACTGATCGACAGCATGAAAGGTATCGCCCTGGATATCCAAAACCTCGGGAACGCCGCCATAACAGCGCGCCCGCCGCTGGTACGTCGGCTGGTTGAAAGCCCGTGTAATCTTCATCTTCTGGCTCATAAATGGTACGGCAATTATGACCGTGCCAACGAGCTCCAGCGCCTTAATCCTCATTTGCGCGACGTCAATAACATTCAATCCGGAGAGTTAATTTATGCCTACGCCCGATAA
- a CDS encoding phage tail tape measure protein, whose translation MSRSGLNLALTLFARDNASKVINKTLQDVVKGSTAAQKATDKLAGEQKKSADTGIKASRTLADEMRRSASARSTLGIRSEQQIRREIQQTEAAYNRLARSGTMSANEQSRAYAGMQKRIGSLKTELGGVNQQMSMFQRAKGMALTGGAIVGGITAASAVIAQPVRNNMSYKKRLALMANTAYADGGVEERQAGMKNMDTMIEGAVTQSGGSKETAAEALDIMLASGAVNIDSAKSLLPVIQKFATSAEAAPADVVNIMKALKTTFGIKDEDMATALNMTLVAGQEGSFELSDMARSLPKQFAAAGNLGMGGLDDLATILSANQAAAITAGSSDEAGTNMINLLTKMNSQDAKRALAKVKVNGKGIDLPGTLAEAKGKGTNQFDAFMNIVDTVVANDPAYQKMEKRYLQAKGTEKEQLYTSMKKTLDGSAAGSVISDQQAMMALVGYRSNREYAKGVADKSNAQRNLKPGELSAVDIGFEVMKSTPDFKVNQLNNAKDFAEIKAMDPLSNALGDLSDKLTEYSSAYPGLTTIVVGATDAIKAMAAAAAVFGGIKMLGGGMGGNGGGLKFPGSKSGIGIPGLPGLTQSVAGAIPVEVTNWPEGGLFGKDDDDKLDKPDMSTGIVDTALALVTEQWNIKEEAAKRGMSAADLAKEKGDARG comes from the coding sequence ATGTCACGAAGTGGTTTGAATCTTGCGCTCACCCTGTTTGCTCGTGATAACGCCTCGAAGGTCATTAACAAAACCCTGCAAGATGTGGTTAAGGGCTCAACGGCCGCCCAAAAAGCCACGGATAAACTTGCCGGCGAGCAGAAGAAATCCGCAGACACCGGCATCAAAGCCAGTCGCACCTTGGCCGACGAAATGCGCCGTTCTGCGTCGGCCCGCTCGACTTTAGGTATCCGTTCTGAACAACAAATTCGTCGTGAAATTCAGCAAACCGAAGCGGCTTATAACCGTCTCGCCCGATCTGGCACGATGTCAGCGAATGAACAATCCCGCGCCTATGCCGGTATGCAAAAGCGCATTGGCTCCCTGAAGACCGAGCTTGGTGGCGTTAATCAACAGATGTCGATGTTTCAGCGCGCCAAAGGCATGGCCTTAACGGGTGGCGCTATCGTTGGCGGGATTACCGCAGCCAGTGCAGTGATAGCTCAGCCAGTGCGAAATAATATGTCCTACAAAAAGCGTTTAGCATTGATGGCTAATACCGCTTATGCCGATGGCGGTGTTGAAGAACGTCAAGCTGGCATGAAAAACATGGATACAATGATTGAAGGTGCGGTCACTCAAAGTGGCGGTTCAAAAGAAACAGCCGCAGAGGCATTGGACATCATGTTAGCTTCGGGCGCTGTAAATATTGATTCAGCTAAATCCCTATTACCTGTCATCCAAAAATTTGCCACATCAGCAGAAGCGGCACCGGCAGACGTGGTTAATATTATGAAAGCGCTTAAGACGACCTTTGGTATTAAAGATGAGGATATGGCCACGGCGCTGAATATGACTCTTGTCGCGGGTCAGGAAGGTAGTTTTGAGCTATCGGATATGGCCCGTTCGCTGCCGAAACAATTTGCCGCTGCTGGTAATCTTGGTATGGGGGGCTTGGATGACCTTGCTACCATATTGAGTGCTAATCAGGCTGCCGCCATTACAGCAGGATCCAGCGATGAGGCGGGTACCAATATGATTAACCTGCTGACCAAAATGAATAGCCAAGATGCTAAACGCGCGTTAGCTAAAGTTAAAGTTAATGGTAAGGGGATCGACCTTCCGGGAACACTGGCAGAAGCTAAGGGAAAAGGTACTAATCAATTTGATGCGTTTATGAATATTGTTGATACCGTGGTTGCCAATGACCCTGCGTATCAAAAGATGGAGAAACGCTATCTGCAAGCTAAAGGGACGGAAAAAGAACAACTATATACATCCATGAAGAAAACTCTTGATGGTTCTGCTGCCGGTTCTGTAATTAGTGATCAGCAAGCCATGATGGCATTAGTGGGCTATCGGTCAAATCGTGAATATGCCAAAGGGGTTGCGGATAAAAGTAATGCACAACGTAATCTTAAGCCCGGTGAATTATCTGCGGTTGACATTGGTTTTGAGGTAATGAAAAGCACACCTGACTTCAAGGTTAATCAGTTGAATAACGCCAAGGACTTTGCCGAAATTAAGGCTATGGATCCATTATCTAACGCTCTCGGCGACCTGTCCGACAAATTAACCGAATACAGTAGCGCCTATCCAGGCTTAACAACCATTGTCGTCGGTGCTACCGATGCCATTAAAGCGATGGCAGCAGCAGCGGCCGTCTTTGGTGGTATTAAAATGCTCGGTGGTGGAATGGGTGGGAATGGCGGTGGCCTCAAGTTCCCTGGTTCTAAAAGCGGTATCGGTATTCCGGGCTTACCGGGCTTGACTCAGAGCGTAGCTGGCGCGATACCTGTCGAAGTCACCAATTGGCCTGAGGGTGGTCTCTTTGGTAAAGATGATGACGATAAACTTGATAAACCCGACATGAGTACAGGGATTGTTGATACCGCTCTGGCATTAGTAACAGAACAATGGAATATCAAGGAAGAGGCAGCGAAAAGAGGTATGTCCGCAGCGGACTTAGCCAAGGAAAAAGGCGACGCGCGAGGCTAA
- a CDS encoding phage tail protein yields MADEYVGSIVLELDGRELEVVDADIQTTTGRKLVKTMNKTGRAKGFSRGIAEFAINLSVVVPLDGDLDWMAIEGAKLTLYPLSGSGGKRTSYLDCFTTDVGAKYTVDSEARRDIKMMALREVIE; encoded by the coding sequence ATGGCAGATGAATATGTAGGCTCCATCGTGTTGGAGCTCGATGGTCGAGAACTGGAGGTGGTCGATGCGGATATCCAGACCACCACCGGGCGCAAACTCGTCAAAACCATGAACAAGACGGGTCGGGCTAAAGGCTTCTCGCGGGGTATTGCTGAATTTGCAATCAACTTATCCGTTGTGGTGCCGCTGGATGGTGACCTTGATTGGATGGCCATTGAAGGGGCAAAGCTGACGCTCTATCCGCTCAGTGGTAGCGGTGGTAAGCGCACCTCTTACCTGGATTGTTTTACCACCGACGTCGGCGCGAAATACACGGTAGACAGTGAAGCGCGTCGCGATATCAAAATGATGGCATTACGTGAGGTGATCGAGTGA